One Candidatus Hinthialibacter antarcticus DNA window includes the following coding sequences:
- a CDS encoding endonuclease domain-containing protein produces MNENKLNPEILEFARKLRQDQTSVENSLWRILRNRTLLNAKFRRQHPIPPYIVDFYCHEARLVVELDGGQHNSFKEIEYDKSRDEFLSEKGIAVLRF; encoded by the coding sequence ATGAATGAGAATAAACTCAATCCTGAAATTTTAGAATTTGCCAGGAAGTTAAGACAAGATCAAACTTCAGTAGAAAATTCACTATGGCGAATACTCCGAAATCGTACTTTACTAAACGCCAAGTTCAGACGCCAACATCCCATCCCGCCTTATATCGTCGACTTTTATTGTCATGAAGCGAGACTCGTTGTTGAATTAGACGGTGGTCAGCATAATTCCTTCAAAGAGATTGAATATGACAAATCACGAGACGAATTTTTGAGCGAAAAGGGAATCGCTGTTTTGCGGTTTTAG